One Festucalex cinctus isolate MCC-2025b chromosome 3, RoL_Fcin_1.0, whole genome shotgun sequence DNA window includes the following coding sequences:
- the cry1b gene encoding cryptochrome-1b: MVANAVHWFRKGLRLHDNPSLKDAIRAAHSLRCIYILDPWFAGSSNVGINRWRFLLHCLEDLDASLRKLNSRLFVIRGQPTDVFPRLFKEWQITHLSYEYDSEPFGKERDAAIQKLATEAGVEVMVRISHTLYDLDKIIEVNGGQPPLTYKRFQALISCMDAVGSPAETITSEDLKNCATPISEDHDDKFAVPSLEELGFETEGLTTAVWPGGETEALLRLERHLERKAWVANFERPRMSANSLLASPTGLSPYLRFGCLSCRLFYFKLTDLYIKVKKNSTPPLSLYGQLLWREFFYTTATNNPCFDKMEGNPVCVLIPWERNPEALAKWAEGRTGFPWIDAIMTQLRQEGWIHHLARCAVACFLTRGDLWISWEEGVRVFEELLLDADWSVNAGSWMWLSCSSFFQQFFHCYCPVGFGRRADPNGDYIRRYLPILRGFPAKYIYDPWNAPEELQKAAKCIIGVHYPKPMVNHAEASRVNIERMKQIYQQLSCYRGLCLLATVPHNPNSGTNDNVGGVNAGTCQGPPGCSEDASIQKGTSQQGGLNADRQSRQKRRGEEGPAESNSKSLRTSK, encoded by the exons ATGGTGGCCAACGCAGTCCACTGGTTCCGAAAGGGACTGAGGCTGCACGACAACCCGTCTTTAAAGGACGCTATCCGGGCGGCGCACAGTTTACGTTGCATCTACATCCTGGATCCTTGGTTTGCAGGCTCGTCAAACGTGGGCATCAACAGGTGGAG GTTTTTGTTACATTGCTTAGAGGACTTGGATGCCAGTCTCCGTAAACTCAACTCACGCCTCTTTGTCATTCGGGGTCAACCCACAGATGTTTTCCCCAGACTGTTTAAG GAATGGCAGATAACTCATTTATCCTATGAATATGACTCGGAGCCTTTTGGCAAGGAACGTGATGCTGCTATTCAAAAGCTCGCCACCGAGGCAGGGGTTGAGGTCATGGTGCGGATTTCGCACACCCTCTATGATCTAGACAA GATCATAGAAGTTAACGGTGGCCAGCCTCCTCTTACATACAAGCGCTTCCAAGCTCTCATCAGTTGTATGGATGCTGTGGGCTCTCCGGCGGAGACCATCACATCAGAAGACCTCAAAAATTGCGCAACACCCATCAGTGAGGACCATGACGACAAGTTTGCAGTGCCGTCACTAGAGGAACTTG GTTTTGAGACTGAGGGCCTAACAACAGCAGTTTGGCCAGGTGGAGAAACAGAAGCTCTCTTGAGACTTGAGAGACATCTTGAGAGAAAG gCATGGGTCGCAAACTTTGAGCGTCCTCGAATGAGCGCCAACTCGCTCCTGGCAAGTCCTACAGGCCTCAGCCCCTACCTTCGCTTCGGATGCCTGTCTTGCCGACTCTTTTATTTCAAGCTTACTGACTTGTACATTAAG GTTAAAAAGAACAGCACACCACCACTTTCCTTGTATGGCCAACTGCTATGGAGGGAGTTCTTCTACACGACCGCAACCAACAACCCGTGTTTTGATAAGATGGAGGGAAACCCCGTGTGCGTCTTGATCCCCTGGGAACGAAATCCAGAGGCGCTGGCCAAATGGGCAGAAGGACGGACAGGCTTTCCTTGGATCGATGCGATTATGACCCAGCTGCGGCAGGAGGGTTGGATCCACCATTTGGCCCGATGCGCTGTGGCCTGCTTCCTCACCAGGGGCGACCTCTGGATCAGCTGGGAAGAAGGCGTGAGG GTATTTGAAGAGTTGCTTTTAGATGCGGACTGGAGTGTAAACGCTGGCAGCTGGATGTGGCTTTCCTGCAGTTCCTTTTTCCAGCAGTTTTTCCACTGCTACTGCCCCGTGGGATTTGGGCGACGTGCCGACCCCAATGGCGACTACATTAG gcgtTACTTGCCAATATTGAGAGGCTTTCCAGCCAAATATATCTATGATCCGTGGAATGCCCCAGAAGAACTCCAGAAGGCTGCCAAGTGTATCATTGGAGTCCACTACCCAAAGCCCATGGTGAACCATGCTGAGGCCAGCCGCGTCAACATAGAGCGGATGAAGCAAATTTATCAGCAGCTTTCCTGCTACAGAGGACTAT GTCTGCTGGCAACGGTCCCACATAATCCCAACAGCGGGACAAACGATAACGTGGGAGGAGTCAACGCAGGAACTTGTCAGGGGCCACCAGGCTGCTCTGAAGATGCATCAATCCAGAAGGGGACATCTCAACAAG GTGGTTTGAATGCAGATAGACAGTCGAGGCAGAAGCGACGGGGTGAAGAAGGCCCAGCCGAGAGCAACTCCAAATCCTTAAGGACAAGCAAATAG
- the LOC144016048 gene encoding dihydrofolate reductase — MEEGHRKVQKKPLRVIAAMCKDRGIGKNGTLPWNLPSEFQYFLRSVTQVSKPGKFNMLVWGKLCWFSNPPTMFPMANVLHSILSETLETVPDHAHFLCQDLESAVRLAAQYPLADLIETIWIVGGTRVYKDALDHPWCDLVFLTNIMAEFECDVFFPEMDPQVFKKQERFAAVPSGIHEENGIKYEFQMHWNSCPTSVTSDLTIFF; from the exons ATGGAAGAGGGTCACCGAAAAGTGCAGAAGAAACCCCTCCGCGTCATCGCGGCGATGTGCAAAGACCGCGGCATCGGGAAAAATGGCACACTGCCCTGGAATCTACC ATCTGAATTCCAGTACTTTCTCCGCAGTGTTACACAAGTCTCAAAACCAG GAAAGTTCAACATGTTGGTGTGGGGCAAACTGTGCTGGTTCTCCAACCCTCCAACTATGTTCCCAATGGCTAATGTTTTACATTCGATACTGAGTGAAACACTGGA GACAGTCCCAGATCATGCCCACTTCCTGTGTCAGGACCTGGAAAGCGCCGTCCGTTTGGCTGCGCAGTACCCGCTCGCAGACTTGATTGAGACCATTTGGATTGTTGGAGGCACTCGGGTCTATAAG gatgCACTAGATCATCCCTGGTGTGATTTGGTTTTCCTGACAAATATTATGGCTGAATTTGAATGTGATGTCTTCTTCCCTGAGATGGATCCACAAGTCTTCAAAAAACAGGAAAG ATTTGCTGCAGTACCAAGTGGAATCCACGAGGAGAATGGCATTAAGTATGAATTCCAG ATGCACTGGAACTCATGTCCAACATCAGTGACGTCGGACCTCACAATTTTCTTCTGA